One window of the Chryseobacterium camelliae genome contains the following:
- a CDS encoding C45 family autoproteolytic acyltransferase/hydolase, producing MIHHITVFSLLWLLNSCGISKSVHHIPDVSAYSARVPDVKRINDSTFSFKENYLTKNKQQLWELYIKGNPLELGYNNGALTQPLMQKQEEIFFSRIEGFVPSALKQKLLRGFLKWYNRKMYLNVREDYQAELYGLSQYSSDRYNFIAPKYLRNLYLHGAHDIGHALQDLAMVGCTSIAVWDRYTDDGELLIGRNFDFYVGDDFAQNKVVEFVEPDRGIPYMSVSWPGMIGVVSGMNKLGITVTINAGKSRIPLTAKTPISLVTREILQYAETIDQAIAIARKRKVFVSESILVGSAHDRKAVIIEVSPDNFGVYQAENSGQVFCTNHFQSDAYAHDQRNRKHILESHSEYRYEKLQELMEKDRTLNPEKMAALLRDRSGLKERALGYGNEKAINQLIAHHAVIFSPEKRLAWVSSNPYQLGEFVCYDLNKIFSGKHREHGFSEPGMTIAEDSFVRSLDFKKYEEYKRLTPVIEKAINDRDTELTEEWMAHYQSLNPDFWLVYNYAGRYYFERRDYAKAKAAFEKALTKEITTVPDRKNTEKYLQKTLRKLK from the coding sequence ATGATACATCATATAACCGTTTTTTCTTTGTTATGGCTGCTGAACTCCTGCGGAATTTCAAAATCAGTGCATCATATCCCGGATGTCAGTGCTTATTCTGCCCGGGTTCCGGACGTAAAGCGGATCAATGATTCCACCTTCAGTTTCAAAGAAAATTACCTTACCAAAAACAAACAGCAGCTGTGGGAACTCTACATCAAAGGAAACCCTTTGGAATTAGGATATAACAATGGCGCACTCACCCAGCCGCTGATGCAGAAGCAGGAAGAAATTTTCTTTTCCAGGATAGAGGGATTCGTACCCTCCGCATTGAAGCAAAAGCTGTTGCGCGGTTTCTTGAAATGGTACAACAGGAAAATGTACCTGAATGTGCGTGAGGATTACCAGGCAGAACTTTATGGCTTATCACAATATTCTTCGGACCGCTACAATTTTATCGCCCCGAAATACCTCAGGAACCTTTACCTGCACGGTGCGCATGATATCGGCCATGCCCTTCAGGACCTGGCTATGGTGGGCTGTACTTCTATTGCGGTCTGGGACCGGTATACAGATGACGGCGAACTGCTGATCGGAAGGAATTTCGACTTTTATGTAGGCGATGATTTCGCACAGAATAAAGTGGTTGAATTCGTGGAACCGGATAGGGGAATTCCCTATATGTCAGTAAGCTGGCCGGGAATGATCGGCGTGGTTTCCGGGATGAATAAATTGGGGATTACCGTTACCATCAATGCCGGGAAATCCAGGATTCCTTTAACGGCAAAAACGCCGATCTCACTGGTCACCAGAGAGATCCTTCAATATGCTGAAACCATCGATCAGGCGATAGCCATTGCCAGGAAGAGAAAAGTATTCGTTTCCGAATCCATACTGGTAGGAAGCGCGCATGACCGAAAAGCTGTAATCATTGAGGTATCCCCGGATAACTTCGGAGTGTACCAGGCAGAAAATTCAGGTCAGGTCTTCTGTACGAACCATTTCCAGTCGGATGCTTATGCTCATGACCAAAGAAACCGGAAACATATTCTGGAGAGCCATTCGGAATACCGGTATGAAAAGCTTCAGGAGCTTATGGAAAAAGACAGGACCCTGAATCCTGAGAAAATGGCCGCCTTATTACGGGACCGCTCCGGATTAAAAGAACGTGCATTGGGTTACGGCAATGAAAAGGCGATCAATCAGCTGATAGCGCACCATGCTGTTATATTTTCACCTGAAAAAAGACTGGCCTGGGTTTCTTCCAATCCGTATCAGTTGGGTGAATTTGTCTGTTATGACCTTAATAAAATCTTTTCGGGTAAGCATAGAGAGCATGGATTCTCGGAACCGGGAATGACGATTGCAGAAGATTCGTTTGTGCGCAGCCTGGATTTTAAGAAGTATGAGGAATACAAAAGGCTTACTCCAGTCATAGAAAAGGCAATCAATGATAGAGATACAGAACTCACCGAAGAATGGATGGCACATTATCAGTCCTTAAACCCTGATTTCTGGCTG
- a CDS encoding phytoene desaturase family protein, whose amino-acid sequence MKKEYDILVIGSGLGGLVSALILAKEGMKVAVLEKNNQYGGNLQTFSRNKKIFDTGVHYLGGLSEGQNLHQYFSYLGIMDDLEIRKMDENGYDHITFGEDATAYPHAQGYENFITHLSHYFPEEKENIENYCEEIRYVCSQFPLYNLSAEERYNEEVLHLNTRRFIESITSNKKLQSVLLGANFLYAGNSEDVPFYVHALTVNSYMQSAYKCVKGGSQISRLLIRKLREYGAEVYKHTEVSELVFDEQNILRSAKTACGKVFAAKQFISNIDIRATVKLIGENRLKKSFLNRIMSWEPTSSCFSVYMVLKPQSVSHFNYNVYHYASEDSVWNAFRYRKEQWPETYMLSCTPSKAHPDFAESLTAISYMDFEEVKQWQDTVNTVVHEHLRGEAYERFKQEKAEAMMDALEKKIPDLRNYIDHVYTSSPLSYRDYIGSFEGNMYGYLKNSENPLKTMVSPRTKIDNIFLTGQSVNMHGILGVTIGAFGTCTEILGRELMRERLNALKSSYDQQ is encoded by the coding sequence TTGAAAAAAGAATACGACATACTGGTGATCGGCAGTGGCCTGGGAGGCCTTGTTTCAGCACTCATCCTTGCTAAAGAAGGGATGAAAGTTGCCGTTCTGGAAAAAAATAACCAGTATGGAGGGAACCTTCAGACTTTTTCAAGGAATAAAAAGATTTTCGATACCGGGGTCCATTACCTTGGAGGGCTGTCGGAGGGACAGAACCTCCATCAGTACTTTTCGTATCTGGGAATCATGGATGACCTTGAAATCCGTAAAATGGATGAAAACGGTTACGACCATATTACTTTTGGCGAAGATGCAACGGCCTATCCGCATGCTCAGGGATATGAGAATTTTATAACGCACCTGTCCCATTATTTTCCTGAAGAAAAAGAAAATATTGAAAACTACTGCGAAGAGATCCGGTATGTATGCAGTCAGTTTCCGCTCTACAACCTCAGCGCTGAAGAACGGTACAATGAAGAGGTGCTTCACCTCAATACCAGAAGATTCATAGAATCCATCACATCGAATAAAAAGCTGCAGTCTGTACTGTTAGGCGCCAATTTCCTGTATGCCGGAAATTCTGAGGATGTTCCTTTTTATGTCCATGCCCTTACGGTCAACTCCTATATGCAAAGTGCTTATAAATGTGTGAAAGGCGGAAGCCAGATATCCAGGCTGCTGATCAGGAAATTAAGGGAATACGGAGCGGAAGTATACAAACATACGGAAGTTTCAGAACTGGTTTTTGATGAACAGAATATTCTGAGATCGGCAAAAACCGCCTGCGGAAAAGTATTCGCTGCCAAACAGTTTATTTCCAACATCGATATCCGGGCTACGGTTAAGCTAATCGGCGAAAACAGGCTTAAGAAATCATTTTTGAACCGGATCATGAGCTGGGAACCTACTTCCTCATGCTTCAGCGTATATATGGTACTGAAGCCTCAGTCAGTTTCCCATTTCAATTACAATGTCTATCACTATGCTTCTGAAGACAGCGTTTGGAATGCCTTCCGGTACCGTAAAGAACAATGGCCGGAAACCTATATGCTTTCCTGTACGCCTTCAAAGGCCCACCCGGATTTTGCAGAAAGCCTTACCGCCATTTCCTATATGGATTTTGAAGAGGTAAAACAATGGCAAGATACTGTGAATACGGTTGTCCATGAACATTTACGGGGAGAAGCCTACGAACGCTTCAAGCAGGAAAAAGCAGAAGCGATGATGGATGCCCTGGAGAAAAAGATACCTGATCTCAGGAACTATATAGATCATGTGTACACCTCTTCGCCCTTATCTTACCGGGATTATATCGGGAGCTTTGAAGGCAATATGTACGGATACCTGAAAAATTCGGAAAATCCGCTGAAAACCATGGTTTCGCCGAGAACGAAAATTGATAACATTTTTCTTACAGGGCAATCGGTTAATATGCACGGTATCCTTGGGGTAACCATTGGGGCATTCGGTACCTGTACCGAAATTCTCGGTAGAGAACTGATGCGTGAGCGGTTAAATGCATTAAAGAGCAGCTATGACCAACAGTAG
- a CDS encoding lipid A biosynthesis acyltransferase, with translation MNKWKGKSKGSIAGYKIFVWCIRNIGVRSSYVVLYFVAAYYFLFLKKSSRSIRHYFHKRLGYSTLKSKWSVFRSYFTFGTVLIDKTAISAGLRDQFTYEFDGIDHLRNLLAAKKGGILISAHIGNFEIAEHFFADIDFDCQINLVTTDQEVTAIKEYLDSVAVKKSTTKFIYVKDDMSHIFEINDALSRNELICFTGDRYFEGSKYLEGELLGKSARFPAGPFLIASRLGVPVVYVYVMKEKKLHYHLYARVAENVKKRDAQGLLNSYTRNLEAMVRKYPLQWFNYFDFWDDINQS, from the coding sequence ATGAACAAATGGAAAGGCAAATCCAAAGGCAGTATTGCAGGCTATAAGATATTTGTCTGGTGCATTAGGAATATCGGGGTCCGGAGTTCATATGTCGTGCTGTATTTTGTGGCAGCCTATTACTTTCTGTTCCTTAAAAAAAGCAGCCGCTCCATACGGCATTATTTTCACAAACGTTTGGGATACAGTACACTTAAGTCAAAATGGTCTGTTTTCAGAAGCTACTTTACATTCGGAACGGTCCTGATTGATAAGACGGCTATTTCTGCTGGCCTTCGGGACCAGTTTACCTATGAATTCGACGGGATAGACCACCTTCGTAATCTTCTGGCAGCCAAGAAAGGAGGCATCCTTATCAGTGCCCACATCGGTAATTTTGAGATTGCGGAACACTTTTTTGCAGACATCGATTTTGATTGCCAGATTAATTTAGTAACTACCGATCAGGAAGTTACAGCCATTAAAGAATACCTCGATAGCGTGGCGGTAAAGAAAAGTACAACCAAATTCATCTATGTGAAGGATGATATGTCGCATATCTTCGAGATCAATGATGCCCTTTCCAGGAATGAACTGATCTGCTTTACCGGTGACCGTTATTTTGAAGGATCCAAATACCTGGAAGGCGAGCTGCTGGGAAAAAGTGCCAGATTCCCGGCAGGACCATTCCTTATTGCTTCCCGTCTCGGCGTTCCCGTAGTATATGTCTATGTAATGAAGGAAAAGAAGCTCCATTACCACCTGTATGCGAGAGTGGCAGAAAACGTGAAAAAAAGGGATGCACAGGGCCTTTTAAATTCCTATACAAGGAATCTCGAAGCCATGGTCAGGAAATATCCCCTGCAATGGTTTAATTATTTCGATTTCTGGGATGATATAAACCAGTCTTAA
- a CDS encoding acyl carrier protein: protein MEREKIITTVNDFLVNEFEVDSEEISNEANFKKTLGLDSLDYIDLVVVIESNFGVKLGEADFKNIVTFEDFYSTIEHKIAEKNA, encoded by the coding sequence ATGGAAAGGGAGAAAATTATTACCACTGTTAATGATTTCCTGGTCAACGAATTTGAAGTAGACAGCGAAGAGATAAGCAACGAAGCCAATTTTAAAAAGACATTGGGGCTGGACAGCCTGGATTATATTGATCTGGTAGTCGTTATCGAATCCAATTTCGGCGTGAAGCTGGGCGAGGCCGATTTCAAAAATATCGTGACCTTTGAAGATTTCTATTCGACGATAGAACATAAGATCGCTGAAAAAAACGCATAA
- a CDS encoding beta-ketoacyl-[acyl-carrier-protein] synthase family protein encodes MENRVVITGMGIYSCIGTSLDEVKESLFQGKSGIVLVDKRKEFGFRSGLSGVVPKPDLKNLLSRRQRVSMGEESEYAFLATTDALQQAGIDQDFLDAHEVGILYGNDSVSQAVVESIDIAREKKDTTLMGSGAIFKSMNSTVTMNLSTIFRLRGINLTISAACASGSHSLGLAYMMIKNGFQDMIVCGGAQETNHYSMASFDGLGVFSVREDEPAKASRPFDSARDGLIPSGGAATLIVESLESAQKRGAHIIAEIAGYGFSSNGGHISTPNVDGPALAMQRALQQSGLTVKDIDYINAHATSTPIGDANEARAIYEIFGSDVPVSSTKSMTGHECWMAGASEVIYSILMMQHGFVAPNINLEHPDDEAQRINIIAETKSQKIDVFLSNSFGFGGTNSALIVKKYK; translated from the coding sequence ATGGAAAATAGGGTAGTCATTACCGGGATGGGAATTTATTCCTGCATAGGAACCTCTCTGGATGAGGTAAAAGAATCCCTATTTCAGGGGAAGTCCGGGATTGTTCTGGTGGATAAAAGAAAAGAGTTCGGATTCAGGTCCGGGCTCAGCGGTGTTGTTCCCAAACCTGACCTGAAGAACCTCCTGAGCAGAAGGCAGCGCGTAAGCATGGGTGAGGAAAGTGAATATGCTTTCCTGGCCACAACCGATGCATTGCAGCAGGCGGGAATCGATCAGGATTTCCTGGATGCCCATGAAGTTGGCATCCTGTACGGGAATGACAGTGTTTCCCAGGCTGTAGTGGAATCCATTGATATTGCCCGGGAAAAGAAAGATACCACGCTTATGGGTTCCGGTGCGATTTTCAAATCCATGAATTCTACGGTAACCATGAATCTTTCCACCATTTTCCGGCTGCGGGGTATTAACCTGACCATCAGTGCAGCCTGCGCCAGCGGCTCGCATTCCCTGGGACTGGCGTACATGATGATCAAAAATGGTTTCCAGGATATGATTGTCTGCGGAGGGGCACAGGAAACCAACCATTATTCCATGGCCAGTTTTGACGGCCTGGGTGTATTCTCAGTACGGGAAGACGAACCTGCTAAAGCTTCAAGGCCATTTGACTCGGCCAGGGACGGCCTGATCCCGAGCGGGGGTGCTGCCACTCTGATTGTGGAGAGCCTGGAATCTGCCCAGAAAAGAGGCGCCCATATTATTGCGGAAATTGCCGGATACGGGTTCTCATCTAACGGCGGCCATATTTCCACTCCGAATGTAGACGGCCCTGCTTTGGCTATGCAGCGCGCATTGCAGCAGTCAGGACTTACGGTAAAGGATATCGATTATATCAACGCCCATGCAACTTCCACCCCGATCGGGGATGCGAATGAAGCCCGGGCCATTTATGAAATTTTCGGCAGTGATGTTCCGGTGAGTTCCACAAAGTCGATGACCGGGCACGAATGCTGGATGGCAGGAGCCAGTGAGGTCATCTATTCCATACTGATGATGCAGCATGGTTTCGTGGCTCCCAATATCAATCTGGAACATCCTGATGATGAAGCCCAAAGGATAAATATCATTGCTGAAACCAAAAGTCAAAAAATTGATGTATTTTTGTCGAATTCTTTCGGATTTGGGGGGACCAATTCCGCATTGATAGTAAAAAAATATAAATAA
- the fabG gene encoding 3-oxoacyl-ACP reductase FabG — protein sequence MKCAIVTGGSRGIGRAICIKLAEEKKYHILINYTSNEAAAKETLAKVEELGSTGEILKFDVSNAKETLQVLGEWQENNPDSVVEVIINNAGITRDGLFMWMPSEDWNSVINTSLNGFFNVTNFFIQKLLRNKYGRIINMVSVSGVKGTAGQTNYSAAKGALVGATKALAQEVAKRNITVNAVAPGFIKTDMTQEFNEDELKAMIPVNRFGEAEEVADLVAFLASKKASYITGEVININGGIYS from the coding sequence ATGAAATGTGCGATCGTTACGGGAGGCTCCAGAGGAATCGGGAGGGCCATCTGTATCAAACTGGCAGAAGAAAAAAAATATCATATCCTGATCAATTATACTTCCAATGAAGCGGCAGCAAAAGAAACGCTTGCCAAAGTGGAAGAGTTGGGATCTACAGGTGAAATCCTGAAATTTGATGTAAGCAATGCTAAAGAGACCCTTCAGGTATTGGGAGAATGGCAGGAAAATAATCCGGATTCCGTGGTTGAAGTTATTATTAATAATGCCGGGATTACCAGAGACGGATTGTTTATGTGGATGCCGAGCGAAGACTGGAACAGTGTAATCAACACCAGCCTGAATGGCTTTTTTAATGTGACTAATTTCTTCATCCAGAAACTTTTGCGCAATAAATACGGCAGGATCATCAATATGGTGTCTGTTTCCGGAGTAAAAGGAACAGCTGGCCAGACCAATTATTCTGCGGCTAAAGGTGCTTTGGTAGGAGCTACGAAAGCACTTGCCCAGGAAGTCGCCAAAAGAAATATTACCGTGAATGCTGTTGCTCCGGGATTCATCAAAACAGATATGACGCAGGAATTCAATGAGGACGAACTGAAAGCCATGATCCCGGTTAACCGTTTCGGGGAAGCTGAAGAAGTGGCTGACCTGGTTGCCTTCCTGGCTTCCAAGAAAGCATCTTATATTACGGGTGAAGTCATTAATATTAACGGAGGAATCTATTCTTAA
- a CDS encoding HAL/PAL/TAL family ammonia-lyase translates to MKINNFLELKDFQKIVTENEKIELDDALLTRVEESFRFLKEFSKDKVIYGVNTGFGPMAQFKIGDADTHQLQYNLIRSHSSGIGNPLPADEVKACMLARMNTLSLGKSGVHHSVVELLKELINRDVTPLIFEHGGVGASGDLVQLAHLALVLIGEGEVFYKGQRRQTSEVFEAEGLQPIAVEIREGLALMNGTSVMSGIGAVNAYKASQLTEISLKLSCAINEIVQAYDDHLSEALNATKRHYGQQKIAERMRDHLSDSKLIRKRAAHLYTRFEEQEKIFKDKVQEYYSLRCVPQILGPVLDTLEYTEKVLENEINSANDNPIINVEDQHVYHGGNFHGDYVALEMDKLKIAVTKLTMLAERQLNYLLNAKINEILPPFVNLGRLGLNFGMQGVQFTATSTTAESQMLSNPMYIHSIPNNNDNQDIVSMGTNAAVICRKVIENAFEVLSIEAITIVQAIDYLGFQDQVSSSTKVLYDEIRNIIPAFSDDMVMYPYLEEVRRYLKSM, encoded by the coding sequence ATGAAAATAAATAACTTTTTAGAACTGAAGGACTTTCAGAAAATCGTTACTGAAAATGAAAAAATAGAGCTGGATGACGCCCTTTTGACAAGAGTAGAGGAAAGTTTTCGTTTTTTAAAAGAATTTTCTAAAGATAAGGTAATATATGGGGTGAATACCGGTTTCGGTCCGATGGCCCAATTCAAAATAGGGGATGCAGATACACACCAGCTCCAGTATAACCTGATCCGGAGCCATTCATCCGGCATCGGAAACCCGCTTCCGGCTGATGAAGTCAAAGCCTGTATGCTTGCCAGGATGAATACCCTGTCATTGGGTAAATCCGGTGTACACCATTCTGTGGTGGAATTGCTTAAGGAGCTCATCAACAGAGATGTTACCCCGCTGATATTTGAACACGGCGGTGTGGGGGCAAGCGGCGATCTGGTACAGCTGGCTCATTTGGCTTTGGTGCTGATCGGGGAAGGAGAGGTTTTTTATAAAGGACAGAGAAGACAAACCTCAGAAGTTTTTGAGGCTGAAGGACTTCAGCCGATTGCGGTAGAGATCCGTGAAGGCCTGGCCCTGATGAACGGAACTTCCGTAATGTCCGGAATCGGAGCCGTCAATGCTTATAAAGCCAGTCAGCTGACGGAAATTTCCCTGAAGCTTTCCTGTGCTATCAATGAGATTGTCCAAGCATATGATGACCATCTTTCAGAAGCCCTGAATGCTACCAAAAGGCATTACGGGCAGCAGAAAATTGCGGAAAGGATGCGCGATCACCTGTCAGACAGCAAGCTCATCCGTAAAAGAGCAGCCCACCTGTATACCCGTTTTGAGGAACAGGAAAAAATATTTAAAGATAAGGTTCAGGAATACTATTCCCTTCGGTGTGTGCCTCAGATCTTAGGTCCTGTACTGGATACTCTGGAGTATACGGAAAAGGTCCTGGAAAATGAGATCAATTCCGCCAACGACAACCCGATTATCAATGTTGAAGACCAGCATGTATACCATGGAGGAAATTTCCACGGTGATTATGTAGCGCTGGAAATGGATAAATTAAAAATTGCCGTTACCAAGCTTACGATGCTGGCAGAACGCCAGCTTAATTATCTCCTGAATGCGAAGATCAATGAGATCCTGCCTCCGTTTGTCAATCTGGGCAGGTTAGGGCTTAACTTCGGGATGCAGGGCGTGCAGTTCACCGCAACATCCACTACGGCAGAGAGCCAGATGCTTTCCAACCCGATGTATATCCACAGTATCCCGAACAATAATGATAATCAGGATATTGTCAGTATGGGGACCAATGCTGCGGTCATCTGCAGAAAAGTGATTGAAAATGCATTTGAAGTCCTGAGTATTGAAGCGATCACCATCGTTCAGGCTATTGATTACCTTGGTTTTCAGGATCAGGTTTCATCTTCAACCAAAGTGCTTTATGATGAAATACGGAATATCATTCCTGCATTTTCGGATGATATGGTGATGTATCCGTACCTGGAAGAGGTCAGGAGATACCTGAAGTCCATGTAA
- a CDS encoding NAD(P)/FAD-dependent oxidoreductase: MTKEWVDVLVIGAGPSGCVSSSYLKNNGINVKVVEKTRFPRLVVGESLIPRVMDHFDEAGLFPALDAMGFEKKLGARFLRGDEVCIFDFSNKFGEGWDWTWQVPRADFDNALAQEVIKKGIDLEFETEVTGITFNGTDSVTTVKNKGGETKEIHAKFVIDSSGYGRVLPRLLDLEKPSKLSPHSAIFSHVQDINREEGTEGTLISFDIIETEVWLWVIPFSNGNTSVGIVGPTEYIDRLSQNGDPAEALRKAISLSDYYVKRFGEVDFLFEPRHLKDYSCSVKSLFGDGFALTGNASEFLDPVFSSGMAFATESGMLAAKLALRQLNGETIDWQKEYSDYILYGVDVFTTYVKEWYTGNLQELFFHQPENPDVKKKICAVLAGYVWNKKNTFVRIHDTAIKNLAEFIKAEKMQS; this comes from the coding sequence ATGACTAAAGAATGGGTTGATGTGCTCGTTATCGGAGCCGGACCTTCCGGATGCGTATCTTCTTCTTACTTAAAGAACAACGGCATCAACGTAAAAGTGGTTGAGAAAACCAGGTTCCCGCGTCTGGTGGTAGGTGAAAGCCTGATTCCGCGCGTTATGGACCACTTTGATGAGGCAGGGCTGTTCCCGGCACTGGATGCTATGGGTTTTGAAAAAAAACTGGGTGCCCGCTTCCTGCGCGGGGACGAGGTCTGTATTTTTGATTTCAGCAATAAATTTGGCGAAGGTTGGGATTGGACATGGCAGGTTCCGAGAGCAGACTTCGATAATGCCTTAGCCCAGGAAGTCATTAAAAAAGGGATCGACCTGGAGTTTGAAACAGAGGTCACCGGCATTACCTTCAACGGAACGGACTCTGTAACGACGGTAAAGAACAAAGGTGGGGAAACCAAAGAGATCCATGCGAAGTTTGTGATTGATTCCAGCGGCTACGGCAGAGTCTTGCCTAGGCTTCTGGATCTTGAAAAACCTTCAAAGCTATCCCCTCACTCGGCTATTTTCTCCCATGTACAAGACATTAACCGGGAAGAAGGCACAGAAGGAACCCTGATTTCATTTGACATCATTGAAACTGAAGTCTGGCTTTGGGTAATCCCTTTCTCCAACGGGAATACCAGCGTTGGTATCGTGGGTCCCACGGAATATATTGACCGGCTATCACAAAACGGAGATCCTGCTGAAGCCTTAAGAAAAGCAATTTCTCTGTCAGATTATTATGTAAAGCGTTTCGGAGAGGTCGATTTCCTCTTTGAGCCAAGGCACCTGAAAGATTACTCCTGTTCGGTCAAAAGCCTGTTCGGGGATGGATTCGCGTTAACCGGCAATGCTTCGGAATTCCTTGATCCGGTATTCTCTTCCGGAATGGCCTTTGCCACGGAATCGGGAATGCTTGCCGCCAAACTGGCCTTACGGCAGCTGAACGGCGAAACCATCGACTGGCAGAAAGAATATTCGGATTATATCTTATATGGGGTGGATGTATTTACCACGTACGTAAAAGAATGGTATACCGGCAACCTTCAGGAACTGTTTTTCCATCAGCCGGAAAATCCGGATGTAAAAAAGAAAATCTGCGCAGTCTTAGCCGGCTATGTCTGGAACAAAAAAAATACATTTGTCAGGATACATGATACCGCTATTAAAAATCTTGCAGAATTCATTAAGGCAGAAAAAATGCAGTCATAA
- a CDS encoding phenylacetate--CoA ligase family protein: MELYPSIEKADIHEIKKFQEEKLRELLIYLQDWSPFYQRLFKNNSIKIHDIRTLEDLQRIPVTTKDDLQQYNHDFFCITPDKIVDYSTTSGTLGDPVTFGLSDNDLERLSYNEAISFACAGIKKGDVVQMITTIDKRFMAGLAYFLGLRKMGASVVRMGPGIPELQWDSIFRYKPKYLITVPSFLLKMIDYAEKNGIDYKNSSVYGAVCIGESIKNQDFTDNILSKKIKEKWGIQLFSTYASTEMSTAFTECEFQAGGHHHPELIITEILDDSGNPVAEGESGELTITTLGVEAMPLLRFKTGDIVQAHDEPCQCGRNTMRLGPVIGRKQQMIKYKGTTLYPPAMHDILNDFSGIQCYQIVIHSSDIGLDEIIIKLSSEQADEEFVGAVKDHFRAKLRVSPKIELVDFDVLSKEVFHPTSRKPITLVDLR, encoded by the coding sequence TTGGAACTCTATCCATCCATTGAAAAAGCAGATATTCATGAAATCAAAAAGTTTCAGGAGGAGAAACTCCGCGAACTGTTGATCTATCTTCAGGACTGGTCGCCGTTTTACCAGCGGCTGTTTAAAAACAACAGCATCAAAATTCATGATATCAGAACCTTGGAAGATTTGCAGAGAATTCCTGTCACCACTAAGGATGACCTGCAGCAGTATAACCATGATTTTTTCTGCATTACGCCTGATAAAATTGTGGATTACAGCACGACATCCGGTACGCTGGGTGATCCTGTAACGTTCGGATTATCAGATAATGACCTTGAAAGGCTGTCTTATAATGAAGCGATTTCCTTTGCCTGTGCCGGGATTAAAAAAGGTGATGTGGTGCAGATGATTACGACCATAGACAAACGTTTTATGGCCGGTCTGGCTTATTTTTTAGGGCTGAGGAAAATGGGGGCAAGCGTTGTGAGGATGGGACCGGGAATTCCCGAACTGCAATGGGATTCCATATTCCGGTACAAACCGAAATACCTCATTACGGTTCCATCTTTCCTGCTGAAAATGATTGACTATGCTGAAAAGAACGGTATTGATTACAAAAACTCCAGCGTTTATGGTGCGGTATGCATCGGGGAGAGCATCAAAAATCAGGACTTTACAGATAATATCCTTTCAAAAAAGATCAAAGAAAAGTGGGGCATCCAGTTGTTTTCCACTTATGCTTCCACGGAAATGAGTACAGCCTTCACGGAATGTGAGTTTCAGGCAGGAGGGCATCACCATCCGGAACTGATCATCACAGAAATCCTGGATGACTCCGGAAATCCGGTTGCAGAAGGAGAGAGTGGTGAACTCACGATTACAACTTTAGGTGTCGAGGCGATGCCCTTGCTGAGGTTTAAAACCGGGGATATTGTGCAGGCACATGACGAGCCTTGCCAATGTGGCAGGAATACGATGAGGCTGGGTCCGGTCATTGGCAGGAAGCAGCAGATGATCAAATATAAAGGCACTACTTTGTACCCGCCTGCGATGCATGATATCCTGAATGATTTCAGCGGTATCCAGTGCTATCAGATCGTGATTCATTCCAGCGATATCGGACTGGATGAGATCATCATCAAACTGAGTTCGGAACAGGCGGATGAAGAGTTCGTAGGTGCAGTGAAGGATCATTTCCGGGCCAAACTTAGGGTAAGCCCTAAAATTGAACTCGTTGATTTTGATGTTTTATCGAAAGAGGTCTTCCATCCGACCAGCAGAAAGCCGATTACACTGGTAGATTTGAGGTAG